TCTTCGGGGCAAAAAGAGCCTACTTGTTTGAATGCTTTTGATATCATTTCCCTTTCTCCCGGTTTTGATCTctcaagcttgtttgagaaagaCAAGAGCCATAGATCTAAGGCAAGATTCAAAACACAAAAGACGGCATCCACTATTGTTTCGATTCTTTGATTCCATGAACTTTGATTCTTTGATTACGACTCATCTAGAGCTCACAGTTCCTAAACTAGAGAGGGCCAAAGCTGAATTTCTAGGTATTTTGGGAGAAAGAGGTGGAGTTCCATTGTATGGATTCAGGAGAAAGAAGGTAGGAGGGCGAGGGaatgaagcagaaaaatgagcGTTGGAACACTAACAGAATATTTAACTGCGTTATTTTTTAACTCTATTTGAAGTTTTTTCCGTTAGCTTTATAAACCTTGTAAAGAGTTAGACCATACCTGTCCACTTTTATAAAGATAAGGGATATTTTATATTTGGTGGGATAGATAAAGGACAAAAATACTCCTATAAGCGTATTTAAGAGACTATCTAagtcttttcttctttatttgatGCTTTAGAAACAAAATGATGCAATTGAAATCGATGCGAGAGTCGAATTGGAGGAAAAAATCTAAGCGAGCAAAACATATATAGCTTGTGTCACACCTCTTGATCACCAATTAAATTCTACGTGTGAATCCTGAACTTAAGTTGAAACAGAGAATTTTTATTGCAACAGTTTGAATATGGCAAGTTCTTTAATATAATGTAGCCATTAGGGAATAATCtcgtgtgatgacccaaaaggtcatcttctaTTTTAAAATTCGGTACcgtatttcgaggccttaaaaaccttattTTTATCTCTCCTCTATTTGCTTGCACAGTTCGGGCGTGCTTCCGGAAACCTTTTATATGAAAAATTGAGGAATTaataatttttggcctaaaaagttgatttttgttgacttcggtcaacgttttgggtaagcggacccggacccgtattttgacggtcccggtagCTCCGTAGTAAAATATGCGACCTAGgcttatgcccggaatcgaatttcgaggtgtctaacccgagaaataaatttttgatgaaaattgtaagacTGAAATTATAATGATTTAAAGAAATTGGTTAATATTTGATCTcgttggtatcgggtccgtatttatTTTAATGCAAGCTACTATTCCATTTCGTTCCGcacttcctttttctttattataaagtGTATGCAGGCTATATTGTAAATGTctcgccttagcctcgtcactacctcattgaggttaggctcggtatttatcagtacatggggtcggttgtactgataccgcactctgcactttctgtgtagattttggagccagttgtggctgatcgagaggtcggttACATGCATTCACCTAAGAGATCCAAGGTattcctgtaggcgtccgcatgCTCTGGCGTCCCTCCTATGTTTTTACATTCATGTTTTATCTTCTTTCAAGACAGATGAACTTTTCTTTCAGACTTATAATTATAGATATTCTAAGTATGTTCGTGGATTATGACACCTATTTCTGGGTGGTAACAGTTTTGATAATGTTAATAGCATATAGATAACTGGTTTATTATGTACTTCCGCATTTATTTCTATTTGATTTAGCTTTGTTAACTCTAACTACAAAAATGTAAAGGAAAAGGTAAATATaactctaacattggcttgcctaactagTGCAGTGTTAGATGTCATCATGGTCCCAACGATAAAAAATTCGGATCGTGATATCTCGTGACTAAAATAGAAATATACTTAATCTTCTTGCTTAATTATCTTACAAATATTGTTAATGTATTTTATTAATTCTAACTCCATAGAAATATAGATATTAGATTGTTCCTAATAATTTTTCTTGAGTAAAATATTGTTCTTGGTAGTTGAATTGCTAGTATGTGTCATCTCCAACCTATTGTTACCATAAAGCTTGACTTGATTTATCAGAAATATCTATACTAAATTTAACTATAAAAGAAGGAAAATTATGGAGTTGTGTATAGGGATCATGTCAAAATATACAGTTAGGATGTGCAATCATGGGTACAATCAAACCTTTTTATAACAGTTGTATCTGTTCTGATATTTTTTGGATACTATAGACAAGTGCTAATATAAAtgatatatattataacataacattaAAAATCAGTTccgatttttttttacttttatagtgaatgactgtTTTCTAGGGATGTTGTTATGGAAAGGTTTGACTGTACAATTAAATTTAGATAGACTCAAGATAAAATCACTAAAGAAAATTCATGATCAGGACTTGATAATTCTTAAACGACAACACAAATAACTGCATTAAAGAGAAAATTAAACATGAAACACCAATCCTAAATCATGTACAAGACAATTCGCCTCATAGTTTTTTCGATGTTGTAGATGATTCCGATGTCGAGTGTTCTTCAGAGCAAAAAGAGCAGATCTCAACAGTGTAGCCTACTTGTTTGAATGCCTTTGATGTCATTTCTCTTTCTCCTGGTTTTGATCTCTCAATCTTGTTTGAGAAATACAAGAGCCATAGATCTGAAGCTAGATTCACGACATAAAATCCGGCGTCCGCTATTGTTTCGAGGCTAGAGGAAATAGCTATGATGGGGATTTATATGGTAATTATATCGAAATTATATCATCATCTCATTTAAAAGTTTAAACTTTTATAGAAAACACGCTTTATTTAATTGATTATGTCTTCTATACGCCCTCTTATGCTCATACATGCCGGTCCAAGTATTTTCTATTAGCCAAGCACGCGATATTCTTTTTTCTAACAGATGGTGGTGAGACTACTTGGATCCAGGGCATCAACCTCCTCTTGTACTCTATTGAATTTGTGTAATCCTGAGTAGGCAATTTCACTAAGGGATTTCAaggataatttttaaaaattaatactTGACCTATACACAAAGAATAATTTTTTGGCAAAGAGTGTTCCACTGACCACCCTTGAGCCTATGCGGCTTAGCTTTTGTGATCATCTTATCTAAAAATGTATCTGACCAACCTTATCCTATGTGGCTTCACCTCTATGATTTTCATCTAAAAACTTAATTTGTTAAGTAGAGCAAACTGTATTTACTTGATTATGTCTTCAATaggtgaagaagaaagatgggatgGTAAAAATGCAAGGAAGCAAAGAAGGGTGAAAAGGGAAACTAGCTATTGATGCAGAGATATTTGAGATTACACCAGCTTTCCATGTTGTAGAAGTGACAAAAAAGTCAGGAAACACTACAGAATATAGGAAGTTCTGTGATCAAGGCTTAAATCCTTCTTTAAAAGATATAGTTTGGACATGGCAGGGCAGTAAGCAGCAGCAAGTGGAAAATCAAGAATTCAAACCTTAGAggtaaagaaaattttaaaaaaatatgttgTAGAGTTTTTCTCTTGGGAAGTAAATTGATGTTGCATTTTATCTCTATGTTGCAGCTTTTTTTTTCCTATATAAATCTTCTTCTTTGTTCTTTTGGAACTTTTGAGGGAGCTaatatttttctgttcttattagttGAAGTCTGGAGGCTGATTTTCTACTTCATTAAAGTATTAATTTGATTAGAGTATTAAGACATGCGTATATACTATCCTTCCCAGACTCCACCTGTGGGATTACAccgtgtttgttgttgttgttcgatTTTGAACTCAGTATTCATTGATTTGATACCACTAAGTTGATCAAGTATGCCCTTATAtatcaaaatattttttcttgTATTTAAGGGTAATCATAGTAATATTCAAATGGTTAAATTGTTTCATACTGGTTTATATCACTAAATTCGTTGGTTTCCAATTATTTGGTTAGATTGATATTATTGTGTAATTGTTTTCCTCTATCGATTGTGTTGCACCATTTTACAACATTAGTAGTAAGAGGAAATAGTAAGATTTATTGCACTCAACTAGCATTTCCAAAGCTAAAAACAGAATCTTGCACAACTAAAGTACTAAAACATATGCAACAAACAAGTGATTTGGATCAAGAGTTTCAAAGAACATGCTCAACATGCAAGAATTTGAATCTTGATCTTGTGTAGCATCCCTACGACATCTTTCATGTCGATCCTTCTTGCAGGAGAGTCAACACAACAATCTAGTGCCACTTTCATGATCGATGCCACACAATCTAGCTTCTTGTTTAAGTGATTATCCCGTGGTGTTACTAAGTTGGCATCTACAACATCCACTATTTCCCCTGGGAGTGAATAACTCACCCATTGCTTCAAGCTAAGATCCCCATTGAAAATTTCATCGTTAGGCTTTCTCCTTGTAAATGTTTCCATCAACATAATTCTGTAACTATAGACATCACATTTTGTTGATACCAATCCATCCCGTCCATACTCTACagtcaaaaaaatttaaaatgttAACATTTATATTAgtgaaaaaaagaaaggaaaatgaacGGTCAAAGCATAAAAAAAGATGTACCTGGTGCAATATAACCCAATGTTGCTAAGGTTTTAGTGTATAAATCACTCTCATCTTCACCAAGCAGTTTTGAAATACCAAAATCGCTTAGGTGAGCTACCATATTCTCATCCAGCAAGACGTTACTAGGCTTCATATCACAGTAAATCACATGCGATAAGCACTCATGGTGGAGAGATTCCAATGCACATGCCACGTCTATCATTATGTTCAGTCTCTGCATAATGTCTAAGAAGTAGTTGTGTGAATACAACCACTTATCGAGGCTTCCATTGGGCATGTACTCAAGTACTAAAGCCTTAAAATCAAGGTTGGAACAACTAGTGATGACTTTTGTGAGATTCCTATGGCGGAGGTTGCGCAAAACTTCACATTCTGTATCAAAACTCCTGAATGCCGCTTCCAATTGAAGATTGAACACCTTAACTGCAATAGGAGTCCCACTTCTGAGTATGCCTTTGTAGACAGAGCCAAAACTCCTAGAACCAATCAGATTGCTCTCGCTAAGCGCATCAGTTGCTTGGAGCAGTTCATAATATGAAATTCTTCCTCTTGTTACAATAGACAATGAATCAGCTTGTTGAGGAGCTCTTTTACTTTTTCTATACCTTATCCATACAAGCACAAAGGCGATAGGAACAAACACCAGTGCAATTCCCAGTAGAAGAAATAGAACTAGCATTCTGTTCATATTTGATCTATGCTTTGAAGAAGTGTGGCATGGGGGGACACTAAATCTTGTCGAACCACATAATGCTTCGTTGAAGAGAAAAAACTGACTTGAGAGGTTCTTGAAAGGACCCCCAGAGGGGATTTCACCATAAAACTTGTTATAAGAGACATTGAAATACTTCAGGTATTGAAGTTTCTCAAAAGACTTGGGAATGGTTCCTGATATATTATTATGAGAAAGGTCTAGGAATTCTAAACCTACCATGTTGCTCATTGAGTCAGGTATAGATCCTTACAACCTGGTGTGTCTCAAAGAAAGgttcatcaaattttccaagccTCCAGTTTCACTAGGAATGTCACTTGAAAATTGATTCATTGACTAATCTATTTGTATAGCAGCCTTTAGATTTCCGATTTCTGGAGGTAAAGAACCATCCATATGGTTTGATGATAAGTCAAGTATTATTAGATCTTTAAGGTTCCCTAAGCTTGTTGGTATATTGGAACTGAATTTGTTAGAACCCAGATGTATCTCTCTAAGGGAAGAAATATTCCCTAAACAATTAGGAAGTGATCCTGAAAGTTGATTTTGATTCAAGTAAATAGTATCCAAATGCTCCAATTTACATAGATTATCTTCAATAATTCCTGTAAGTTTGTTGTCACTCAAGGCGAAACCCTGAATGTTTCTCATGTTGCCAATTTATGTGGGAATTGATCCAACCAAGTCATTTCCAGAAATATCAAAGTCAAATAAGCTGCTTAAGTTCCCAACTTCATTTGGAATTCGCCCTTTAATTTTGCAACTACTGGCGGTAAGCAATGTAAGAGATGTGGAAAGGTTACCTACGGAAAGTGGAAGTTTACCATTTAGAGGATTGAAAGATAGAGCAAGAAATATCAAATTTTTGCAATTGGTTAAGGAACTCAAGAAGCTTAACGATGAGTCGCTCATTAAATTGTTTCCCAACAAGTTTAGTATGTGTAGATGAGTCAAATATCCAAGAGATTAAGGAATCAAGCCAGTGAGTTTGTTGTATGAAAGCTCTAAGATAGTAAGTTTTGAACAATTGGAGATTGAATGAGGAATAGTCCCAACAACATTTGTCAAACCACTCAGATAAAGACTTTAAATATTGGGCAAGAAAGAACCTATGTCAAACCAACCGATCTCAAGCTTGAAATATTGAAGATCTGCATTGCAAGAGAACCACTAAATCTATTCAACGTAATATCAAATACCTCCAAGTTAACGAGATCGCTTATCTCTTTGGGAATTTCACCTGGAAACACATGAAGAAAGAAGGATTATTACTAACGAGTTTAAGTTGTATTTTTTGCTATCACTTTGAATGCGCACCAGTAAACATGTTAGAAGTAAGTTCTAGATTCTGCATCTTGGTTAAGTTGCCAATCTCTCGGGGTAAGGATCCCTTGATATTGTTCTTCATTAGTGAAAGTAATTGCAATGATGAGATATTGAATATGGATATTGGTACAGAGACGATAATTTGGTTCTCCTCTATGCTTAATTTCACCAAATTAACAAGATTTCCAATTCCCTGTGGAATTATACCTGCAATTCATGTTCAATAAGTATTTTTGGAAGTAATTAGATAAAATACAACTAGCATTCAGCAGTAAAGATATACCTGTGAAATGGTTACCTCCGAGGTGCAAGAACTGCAAATTACGTAGACTTCCAATTTCACTATGTATTGGTCCATCGAAATCATTATTTGATAAAGACAATATTTGAAGTTCTGAACAATTTGACAAGCTTATAGGCAAATGACCACGAAGCTTGTTCAAAGATAAATGAAGCTCTTTGAGTAATGGAAGACCATCGCATAAACCATTAGGAAGATTTCCTTATAAGCTATTGTTTGTAAATCCAATGACTTCAAGTTTGGAAATGTTGAAAATTGAGAAAGGTATAGAACCTGTAAGCTGATTATATTCTATGGCCAAAAAGTTCAAGTTGTGAAGATTGCCAATCCCTTCAGGGATAGAACCTATGAGATTGTTTACAGCCAAGCTTAAAAACCTTATGTTTTTAAGATGTCCAATCTCTTTTGGGATCTGACCCTCTAAGGAATTGAATGTCAAATCCAAGGTTTCTAGTTTAGAAATATTGGAAACGGTAGAGGGGATGGATCCAATGAAGTAGTTGAAACTAAAATCAAGAAACTTAAGCCGACGCAAACGTGTCACTTCTCGAGGCAATTTTCCATAGAAATTGTTGCTTCCCAAGTCAAGAGAAACAAGAAAGGTGAGGTTTTCAAAATCTTGTGGAATTCTGCCCGTAAGATTCATGTTGGAAATATTCAAGGACTTCACTTGCTAGTGGCGAGAACCACAAGTAACTCCAGCCCAATGGCAAACAGAAGTAGTTGAAAACCAGTTTTCGTCAAAGAAGTGAAAAGGATCTGAAATGATTTGGGATTTCAAAGAAAGAAGAGCTAATTGATCAGTGGAAATGttggtttcttagataagtgccagaggatgcttcgtacaacgggtattctagagaccagtggggtcgctttcactacttatcagctTTATggagctaccttcacttggtgggaggcttttgataggcgtaggcctgttgatgcagcacctcttacctggcagcagttcttagttctcttcctggagaagtatgtgccgcagttccgtagagaggagctgcgtagtgagtttgagtggttgcgttagggagagatgattgtgatgaaatacgagatgaggttctccgagttagctcgtcatgctatttggatggttctgatagatagagagaggattaggaggtttgttgatggcctcacttatcaacttcgtattctcatgaccagggagatggtgattggtgctactttcgaggaggttatggatattgcccgtgagattgagtctgttcgtcgccaggagcaagAGGAGAGGGAGACCAATAGGCCTCGAgaatctggtagttacagtggtactccttcgaggggtcagtttcagcatggcagaggccgtccattcaggcatgcttagctagctcgcccaggttatcgtgggtcatcatcgggtcatggttctcacagttctcatcagggtcagtcatcacttagtgcatTTCCAGCTCTGAGTTCATTCCGTGCTCCATCAGCTCTGGGCTCTTCTATGTCGAGTGCATCTGTTAGTCACTCttgtgcgaggggttcccttcagttcccttctccagcacctgggagttgttatgagtgtggtgagatgggtcatatgtagaGGCAGTGCCCTTGTCGTTTtacgagttcatctcagcagaggggtcagttatcggcttcagcgccagttacttcaccaccactgCCCATCCAgataggggtggaggtcagtcagctaaggatttccctagagggggaggtcgaccaggtggtggtcaggcccgtttctatgcacttccagctagacttgatgctattgctttagatgctgttattacaagtattgtttcagtcttccacagagatgcctctgtattatttgatcccggttccaccttttcatatgtgtcatcatactttgctcgttatttgggtacgccccgtgagtttcttgcttcacttgttcatgtatataccccagtgggcgataatgttgttgtagaccgtgtgtatcggtcgtgtgtggtgattattgggggtctggagacccatgtggatcttttattattgtgtatggtggatttcgatgtcattttgggcatagattggctatctccgtgtcgtgctattctggaatgtcatgctaagatagtcccattggctataccgagtgtgccatggattgagtggcgaggtgtgactaattatgttcccagtagagtgatctcattcttgaaagcctggtgtatggttgggaagggttgtctttagTATCtaacctttgtgagggatgtcgttgctgagactcccagtattgattctgttccagttgtgagggattttcctgatatgTTTCATGCAGACCTGTCGGCATGCCGccgaacagggatattgattttggtattgacctggtgccgggcactcagaccatttctattcctccgtatcgtatggcaccagcagagttaaaggaattaaaggagcagcttcaggaactccttgataaagggttcattcggcctagtgtgtcaccttagggtgcgccagttctattcgtgaagaagaagaatggcactatgagaatgtgcattgattataagcaattgaataaggtaacaattaagaacaagtatcctttgcattgcattgatgatttattcgaccagcttcaaggagcgagagtgttctctaagattgatctccgttcaggttatcattaGTTGAAGATCAGGGTCTCAAATATTCTttagacaactttcaggacctgatatggtcattatgagttcttggtgatgtcctttttgttgaccaatgccccagcagcgttcatgcatttgatgaacagtgtgttccggccttatcttgactcgtttttcatagtcttcattgatgatattctggtatatttgcgtagtcaggaggagcacgcggagcatttgagagttgtgctgcagagattgagagaggagaagctttatgcaaaattctccaagtgtgcgttttggctcagttcagtggctttcttggggcacgtggtgtccagcgagggtattcaggttgatccgaagaatatagaggtggttcagagttggcccagaccgtcctcagccatagagattcgcaactttcttggttttgCGGGTTATTATTGCCGttttgttcaaggattctcatttatcgcatcgcccttgaccaatttgactcagaagggtgcttcatttgtatggtcggatgagtgtgaggaaagTTTTCGGAAGCTCAAGAAAGCTTTGactacaactccagtgttagtttttccatcagcttcatgttcatataccgtgtattgtgatgcttcgagagttggcattggttgtgtattgatgcaggagggtaggtTTATTGCTTATGcgtctcgtcagttgaagccccatgagaagaactacctcgttcatgatttggagttagctgccatagttcatgcattgaagatttggaggcattacttgcaTGGTGTGTCTCGtaaggtgtttactaatcatcgtagcctctagcacttgttcaaatagaaggatctcaatttgaggcagcggaggtggttggagttgcttaaggattatgatatcaccatattgtaccatccgggaaaggccaatgtggtggtcaatGCCTTGAGctaaaaggcggtgagtatggggagtttggcatatattccagttgaggagagaccttttgcagttgatgttcaggccttggccaatcggttggtgaggttagatatttcggagcccagttgggtattggcttgtgtggtttctcggtctttttTATATgaagagagcgccaatatgatgatccgtatttgcttgtccttaagtacACAGTTCAGCACGATGATTCCATAGATATGATCATTGGTGACgatggagtgttgaggatgcagggcaggatatgtgtgcccaatgtggatggcttcgagagttgattttggagaaGGCCCAAAGCtcacgatattccattcatccgggtgccgcgaaaatgtatcaggatttgaggcagcactattggtggaggagaatgaagaaagacattgtgggatttgtagctcgtgtctcaattatcagcaagtgaaatatgagcatcaaagaccgggtggcttgcttcagcgaatagatattctagagtggaagtgggaaaggatcactatggactttgtagttggacttccacggactttgaggaagttcgatgctatttgggtgattgtggatcagctgaccaagtccgcgcacttcattcccgtgtgtactacctactcttcagagcggttggcatagatctatatccgggagattgttcgtttgcatggtgtaccagtttccatcatttcatataggggcactcagtttacttcacagttttggaggtctgtgcagcaaaAGTTGGGTACTGAGGTTgggttgagcataacttttcaccctcagacagatgggcagtccgagcgcactattcagatattggaggacatgttgtgtgcttacatcattgattttggagggtcatgggatcagtttctaccacttgcagagtttgcttataacaacaactaccagtcgagtattcagatggctccatatgaggctttgtatgggaggtggtgtagatctctagtttaTTGGTTCGAgctcggtgaggctaggctattggggacagacttggtacaggatgccttagaaaaggtgaaggtgattcatgagaggcttcgtacagcacagtcaaggcaaaagagctatgctgataggaaggttcgggatgtgtcctacatggttggcaagaaggttctgttgaaggtttcagccatgaagggtgttatgagatttaggaagaaagggaaattgagtccatGGTTCATTGGgcgattggggaggtggcttataagattgctttgccacccatcttgtcgagtgtgcattcagtatttcatgtttctatactccggaagtatattggggattcgtctcatgttctggatttcagcacggttcagttggatgatgatttgacctatgatgtggagccagtagctattttgggtcgtcaggtttgaaagttgaggtcga
This genomic stretch from Nicotiana sylvestris chromosome 9, ASM39365v2, whole genome shotgun sequence harbors:
- the LOC104216975 gene encoding probable LRR receptor-like serine/threonine-protein kinase At3g47570, which gives rise to MVGLEFLDLSHNNISGTIPKSFEKLQYLKYFNVSYNKFYGEIPSGGPFKNLSSQFFLFNEALCGSTRFSVPPCHTSSKHRSNMNRMLVLFLLLGIALVFVPIAFVLVWIRYRKSKRAPQQADSLSIVTRGRISYYELLQATDALSESNLIGSRSFGSVYKGILRSGTPIAVKVFNLQLEAAFRSFDTECEVLRNLRHRNLTKVITSCSNLDFKALVLEYMPNGSLDKWLYSHNYFLDIMQRLNIMIDVACALESLHHECLSHVIYCDMKPSNVLLDENMVAHLSDFGISKLLGEDESDLYTKTLATLGYIAPEYGRDGLVSTKCDVYSYRIMLMETFTRRKPNDEIFNGDLSLKQWVSYSLPGEIVDVVDANLVTPRDNHLNKKLDCVASIMKVALDCCVDSPARRIDMKDVVGMLHKIKIQILAC
- the LOC104216976 gene encoding receptor-like protein 19, which gives rise to MNLTGRIPQDFENLTFLVSLDLGSNNFYGKLPREVTRLRRLKFLDFSFNYFIGSIPSTVSNISKLETLDLTFNSLEGQIPKEIGHLKNIRFLSLAVNNLIGSIPEGIGNLHNLNFLAIEYNQLTELQILSLSNNDFDGPIHSEIGSLRNLQFLHLGGIIPQGIGNLVNLVKLSIEENQIIVSVPISIFNISSLQLLSLMKNNIKGSLPREIGNLTKMQNLELTSNMFTGEIPKEISDLVNLEVFDITLNRFSGSLAMQIFNISSLRSVGLT